The sequence TTAAATGGCTAGCTTCTAGTGGGGCGCGCCCTAAATTTGTGGAGAGCACCACCCCCGTGGCGTTGTAAAGGAGCTTTAAGGGGGGCGACATTAAAGAGTCGTAGCGTTCCTTGACAAGCTCTACCCACTCATTTAAACTTGCACAGGCAAAGGGAGTAACTTGGTGGGCTTTAAAAAGGGCTGTGGCTAGAGCTTTTAGAGGGGCTTTGGGGTAATCTTGCAAAGCTGGGGCATTTAAGAGGGCGTGCATGGCGGGGGGGCGGTTTTTCATAGGGAGGATTGTAACACAAAAGAGCATTTTTAGTTATACTAAAAGCTCATCAACGCATAGGGGTTGGCATGCAAAATTATGGTTTGAATTATTGGGGCAAGGAGGATTTTATCATTGAGGAGGGGCTTGTAAAAGTCAATACGGGCAACAAGCCCAGCCTACTAGATTTGGTCTTGGATATGCGCGAGCAGGGCTTTAAGGGTCCCTTGCTTTTACGCTTCCCCCATTTGATTTCTAAACAAGTGCACAAGCTCTTTTCTATGTTCTCCCATGCCATTTCCCAATACCATTACAGCGGGGCGTTTAAGGCGGTCTTTCCCCTAAAGGTCAACCACATGCCAAACTTTGTGCATGCTTTGGTGGAAATTTCTGCAAAATTTAAGGGGGCGTATGGGCTAGAGGCGGGATCTAAGGCGGAGCTGATTTTAGCCATGGCGTATATCCACGACAACGCCCCCGTTACAGTCAATGGTTTTAAAGACAAGGAGATGATCGAGCTAGGCTTCATCGCCGCGAGCATGGGGGCAGACATCACACTCACCATTGAGGGACTCAGTGAATTAAAGAGCATTATTGAAGTGGCGCTCGAAAATAACACGATTGGCGAAAATGTTAAGTTTTGTCCTAAAATTGGCATCCGTGTGCGCTTACACAGCTCGGGGGTGGGGGTGTGGGCTAAAAGCACGGGCATCCACGCCAAATTTGGGCTTGCCAGCACTGAATTACTAGAAGCCATGCACCTACTAGAAACGCATGGCTTGCTAGGGCAACTTACCATGATCCATTTTCACATCGGCAGCCAAATTAGCGACATCACCCCCCTAAAAAAGGCGCTCAAAGAGGCGGGCAACATTTACGCCGAGTTGCGTAAAATGGGGGCGTTTAACTTGAATAGCATCAACATCGGCGGGGGGCTAGCCATTGAATATTCCCAGCACAAGCACCAGTGTGAGCGCAACTACACCCTAGAGGAATTTGCCGGCGATGTGGTGTTTTTGCTTAAAGAGATTGTAAAAAATAAGAAAGAGCTAGAGCCAAATATTTTTATCGAATCGGGGCGTTTCATCAGTGCTACACACGCCGTGCTTGTCGCCCCCGTGTTGGAGTTGTTCTCCCAAGATTACGATGAAAGCACCTTGCGCCTTAAAAAGTCTAACCCCCCCCTAGTGGCAGAGATGGAGGACTTATACCACAACATCAATAGCAAAAACGCCATTGAGTATTTGCACGACAGCCTAGATCACATGGAGTCGTTGTTTACGCTCTTTGATTTGGGCTACATCGACCTACAAGATCGCAGCAATGCTGAGGTGTTGGGGCATTTGATCATTAAAAAGGCGATCGGGTTTTTGCGCCACAAAGATCACAACGACATCATCCGTATCCAAGAGCAGGTGCAAGAGCGTTATTTGTTAAATTGCTCATTTTTCCAAAGCTTGCCCGATTATTGGGGCTTAAGGCAGGGCTTTCCTGTAATGCCCTTACACAAGTTAGAGGAGGAGCCTACAAGGAGTGCGAGTTTATGGGACATCACATGCGATAGCGATGGGGAGATCAGCTTTGATAAAGACAAACCCCTTTTCTTGCACGATGTGGATGTGCGCCAAGAAGATTATTTTTTGGGTTTCTTTTTAGTGGGGGCGTATCAAGAGGTTTTAGGCATGCACCATAATTTATTCACGCACCCCACAGAGTGCAGCGTGCAGATCACAGACGAGGGCTATGAACTCACCGATATCACCCAAGCCCAAACGATTTTAGACGCTTTGGAGGATTTGGACTACGACACCAAAGAGATCGAGCGGATTTTGAAACAAAAGATCGAGGATAGCGAGCTGTTGGAGGATAGCGAGGATAAAAAGGAAATGCTCGGGCGGTTGTATGTGATGCTGAGTGAAAATGGCTACTTACGCACCCTTGCTATGCAAGAGTAGGTTTTTTGTTATAATTTGTTTTTTAGGGAGCGCACATGGATTTTGTAGATTTTAGTTTAAACACCATCGAAGTTGCGATTTTACAGCACGGCTATCAGGGCAGTGTGCAAGCCACTTTAGAGCACATCGCCACGCTTTTAGCCAAGGCCAAGGCCAAGCACCCCCATTTAGATTTAGTGGTCTTGCCCGAGTTGCACCCCTACCCTTATTTTTGTCAACACGAGGACGCTAAGTATTTTGCATGGGCACGGGAGTTTAAGGCGCAGTGCAATTTTTTAAGTGGGCTGGCTAAGGCGCACGAGGTGGTGTTGGTCGGCTCGCTCTTTGAGGAGCGCATGGTGGGGGTGTATCATAACAGCGCCGTGGTGTTTGAGAAAAATGGCAAGTTACTCGGGGTGCAAAGAAAAATGCATATCCCCGATGACCCCCGCTTTTATGAAAAATTTTATTTCACCCCAGGGGATAGATACGCCCCCATTGCTAGCAGTGTGGGGAGTTTGGGCGTGTTGGTGTGCTGGGATCAGTGGTATCCAGAGGCAGCAAGGCTTATGGCTTTACAAAAGGCGGATATTTTGATTTACCCGAGTGCGATCGGCTGGTTTTGTGATGAAGAGAGCGAGGATTTAGAGGAGAAAGATTTACAAAGGCAGGCGTGGATTGGGGTGCAAAGGGGGCACAGCATCGCCAACACGATCCCCGTGATCGCCTCTAATCGGGTGGGCTTTGAGGCTGACCCTTCGGGGGAGACGAGCGGATTAGAGTTTTTGGCTCTAGTTTTATTTTTGGGGCGTTTGGCAAAGAGTTAGCCCAAGCGGGCTTTGAGGAAGAGATTTTATATACCTGCATTGATTTGGATGAAAGCGCGAGAGTGCGCCAAATGTGGCCTTTTTTTAGGGATCGGCGCATCGACACTTATAAACCCCTCATAAGACGGGTTGTGGATAAAGGATAGGTTTTGCTGCTCACAAATCCCGCAGTTATCGCCGTGCTTGTCATGGTGGCTCTTAGTTTAGCCCGCTTGAATATTTTGCTTGCGATCATCAGCGCCACACTTGTGGGTGGGCTTATGGGGGGGCTTGGGCTTGTAGACACCACAAGAATTATGATTAATGGCATGCAAGGCAATTTAGAAACCGCTTTAAGTTATATTCTGCTCGGGGCTTTGGCTGTAACGATTTCCAGCGGTAATTTAATGAAGGTGGTTTTGTTTAAGCTTGTGGGTTGGTTGGATCAAAAACGCACGATTTTTTGCTTTTTAATCGCCTTCATTGCGTGCTTTTCGCAAAATTTGATCCCCGTGCACATCGCCTTCATCCCCATTTTAATCCCCCCGCTCTTGCATTTAATGAACCGCCTACAAGTCGATCGGCGCGCGGTGGCGTGTGCGCTCACCTTTGGCTTGCAAGCCCCTTACATGACCATCCCAGCGGGCTTTGGGCTGATTTTTCTAAATTTGATCGTGGATAATCTACACCAAAACGGCATACAAACCAACCTTAGCGAAGTGGTGGCCGTCATGTCTATTTCTGGTTTAGCCATGCTCTGCGGGCTTGTGGTAGCGATCTTGGTGCTGTATAGAAAGCCCCGTATTTATGAGGACCGCTTAGAAAGCAGCACCCATGAAGAGCTGAAACTGCAAAAAAAGGACTATCTTGCTTTAGTGGGCATTGTGCTCGCCTTTGTGGTGCAGATCCTCACGGGGTCTTTGCCCCTTGGGGCGTTTATTGGGCTTATGGTGATGCTCGTGGGGGGGGTGATTAAGTGGAGACAGATGGACATGGTGATTGATGAGGGCGTGAAAATGATGGCGTTTGTCGCCTTTGTCATGCTCGTGGCTTCGGGCTTTGGCGAAGTTTTGCAAAAGACCCATGCGATCACGGATTTAGTCCATATCGCCAGTGGGGCGATCTCAGGTAAGTTTGCGGGGGCTCTTATCATGCTAGTGATTGGACTATTCATCACGCTAGGCATAGGCACTTCCTTTGGCACTCTGCCCATCATCGCCACCTTTTACTGCCCCCTATGTGTGGCTTTGGGCTTTGACACAAAAGCAACAATCCTGCTTATAGGCATCGCAGCGGGCTTAGGCGATGCAGGCTCACCGGCTTCAGATAGCACCATAGGACCGACCACGGGGCTAAACGCCGACCAGCAGCACAACCACATCTACGACACTTGTATCCCCACTTTCTTGGTTTACAATATCCCCCTCATGGTCTTTGGCATAGTGGGAGCGTTGCTATTATAAAAGCGCAAAAATGGTGGCGTTTAAGGCGCATTTTAAAGCTGGCGATCCCCTCAGGGGTGAATAACTTTTTAGAAATTTTTGTGCTCGCCGTGTCTGTGGTTTTCATGGGACGGCTTTCGGACAACCATATTGTAGCCATGGGCGTGGGCTTGCAATACATCATGCTTTTCTACGCCCTAAACTCCATTTTTTACATAGGCACAAACGCGACTTTAAGCCGCCTCGTGGGGGCAAAGGATATCGAATTGGTCGCCATAGGCTACTCAAGCATTTTAATCGGGGCGTGTGTGCTGTGTGCGGCGGCTGGGGTGGCCGGCTTTCTTGGCATTAATACGTTTGTCAAGTGGATGGGAATTGCTGGCACAGCAAGAAGCCTAGCCAAAGAGTATTTACAGATTTTAATTTGGGCGATGCCCGCCCTCTTGGTGAAAAACACGATGGCAAGCGCACTCGCAAGCTTGTCTGACACCCTGACCCCCTTTGTGCTTAAAATTGTGATGAGTGCGCTGTGCTTGTTCTTAAATTATGCCTTGATTTTTGGGCATTTTGGCTTTGCGCGCCTTGGCATTAAGGGGGCAGCGGTGGCGAGCGTGGCGGTGGCGGTTATAGAGCTCTTGCTGCTCTTTTTAGCCATTAGTCTTAAAAAGCACAACCCCTTAAAGTTCCGCTTGGTCTTTGACAACACCCTCTTTAAGAAAGCTTGGCAAGTGGGCTGGCCCTCGGGTTTTGAAAGGCTCTTGACCCTCTTTTCTATGGCGTTGGTGTCTAAGTTCGTGGCAAGTTATGGCAATGAAGTGCTGGCGGGCATGCAAGTGGGCTTAAGGGTGGAAACCTTTAGCTACATGCCAGGTCTTGGCTTCACCATTGCGTGTATGGTGTTGGTGGGGCAGCATTTGGGGGCAAATCAAGTCAACAGAGCGCAAGAGTATATCCGCACGACTTTAAAAGTGGCGGGGGTGGGGCTGGGCTTCTTGGGCGTGGGGATGATTGTTTTTGCCAAAGAGCTAGCCACAATCTTTAGCACCAATAAGGAGGTTGTGCAGGTGGCGGCGTGGTATTTAATGGCGGTGGGGGTGTCGCAAATGCCTTTAATTTGCTTGTTTGTGCTCGATGGGGCGTTTCGGGGGGCGGGGATGGCGAAGGTATCGCTGTTCATCAACACCTGTAGCTTGTGGAGTTTGCGGATTTTGCCCATGTTTATCTTTTGGCGTTTGGGGCTTTCAGTGCGTTGGTTCTTTGTGCTGATTTGTTTGGAAACCTTTGCACGGGCGGGCTTTTTTTACATTGCCTACAAAAAGGGTATATGGAAAAAGCCCGGGCGTTTTGCTACCTAGTTAGAGCTTCTTTATGGGGGCGTTTTAAATCGCTTTGGAGCATGTCTAGCACCAAATCTTGCACGCTAAACTCCCTTTGCTAGCCTAACTCTTTTTCAATTTTAGAGGGTTGCCAGGGAGTAAATTCACCTCTATGGGCGGAAGTAGTGGTGATCTACCCTAAGTAGCACACACCCTTTTTTAAGCGGAGCAAGTTTGAGACTGTCTAAAAGCGGGCTAGATTTAAAATTATCAACACCCTTTCTCATCTAGCCCACTGCCTTAAAACTCGAGCTTGAGCCCTAGCTTTTCACACGCCATTAAAACGAAATCCCTAATTCTCATCGTCTGTCCGCTCGTCACCACATAATCCACCGACTGGCTGTGTTGTAAAATCAAGCGCATGGCTCATAGTCCCTGGCGTGCCCGTAACCCTCTTAGTATCCAAATACCTAAATACAAGCACTCTTGTAGTCCCAAAACAATACGGCTAAGTGCCATGGTGATTTTACGCGTTACAAAGGTTTCGCCCCGCATGGGGCTTTCGTGGTTGAATAAAATCCCATTGAGCGCAAACATGTTGTAGGCTTCGCAGTGCTTCTTGCTGATGTAATAGGCGTAGAGTTTAGCTACGGCGTGGGGGCTTCGTGGGTTAAGGGGGTGTTTTCATTTTGCGGGCTAGACTTTGGCAACTAAGCTAGCTTGTTGCTTGGGTCGATCAAATCGCCATAGTGCAAAAAGCAGTTTATGGGCAAGGATGTCTTCATAAATCGCGTCTATACGGGCGGCGAAAAGACAAACAACCTTTTAATGCCTGCATAGCCAAATCTAGTAGAAGTGGGCTAAATAGCTCCCGTCCTATCCTATAATGCCTGCGATGAGGGTGGTCTTTTTATCCTCTAAGGTCTTTGGTAGTCATCGTGCAAGCGTTCAATGTCGTTTTCATCTAGGATTGCTCCGCATTGCACTTCTAAGATTTTTAGGGGCTGGTCTGTGTCGTTGCCAAGGCGGTGGATTTGCCCCTGTTTGATAAACACGCTCTCATTGGTGGGCACACTTAAAGACTTTTCGCCCACCACCACGCTCGCCACCCCCTCCACCACGACCCAATGCTCGCTTCTGTGTTGGTGCTTTTGAAGGCTCAGGCGTTTATGTGGGGTGATCTCTAAGAGTTTTACCTTAAAAAAAGGACGCTCTAGCAGCACTTCAAAACTACCCCAAGGGCGGTATTCTAGGGGGTAGGTTTTAAGCAGATTGGGGTATTTCTCCCCCACGCACAGCACAAGCTCTTTTAAATGATCTAAATGCGTCTTTGTGGCGACTAGCAAAGCGTCCTTGCTATCCACCACCACGCAATTTTCAAGCCCTAGCAAACACACCAATTTATCGGGCGTGCTGTAGGTGTAGTTGTGCTTGGCGTGTAGGTTTAAAAGCGTGCCTTGGTGCGCCACATTGCCCACATCATCGGCGGGCAAACTCGCCTGCAAGCTCGCAAAATGCCCCACATCCTGCCAATGGGCATCTAAGGGCACGAGCTTTAACCCCTTGCACTTTTGCCACAACAACACATCCACGCTGCCCTCTTCTAGATCTGCCATATCCTCGCATTTTAAAATGGTGGGCAGTTTCTTGGCGCTGAGGTAAACCTTTTTGCACGCCTCCAACATTTGGGGGGCGTGTTGTTTGCACGCCTCTAAGAACACCCCTGCCTTAAAGACAAACATGCCACTATTGATATAAAAATCTCCGTCCTCTTGCTGCAATTTGGCAATCTCTTCGGGGGTTGGCTTTTCTATGAAGTCTAACACCGCACACACCCCATTTTGTGCCTTTTCACAGCGCATAAAGCCGTATTGGTTGCTCGGCTTCTTAGCAATGCCAAAGAGCACCATATGGTTATTTTTGGCGCAATCTAGGGCGGTTTGTAAGGCAGTGTTGAATGCCTCTTTATCCATTATGTGGTCTGTGGGGCTGATGACTAAAATCTCATTAGAGTCGCAAGCTAGGGCGGCAAGCATTAAGGCGTTCATCGTATTCTTACCCGCACTCTCTAGCAAAAATTGCGTGTGCTTTTCTAAATGGGCTTTTGTGATCTCTTCTAGGGCGTGGAAGTAATGCACCTCGTTACACACCACTAAAAATTTTGCGTTGGGGGATTTCAAACGCTCCAAAGCCAACCCAAATAAACTTTGCTCCCCATAGAGTTTTAAAAATTGTTTAGGGAAGTGCTCTCGACTTAAAGGCCATAATCTCTTGCCACTGCCCCCACTCAAAACCACATGCACCACAGCAAACCCCTAAAATAAACTAAAGTCGCATGCTAGCGTAAATGGACTTAAACTCCCCCATAAGACTTAAAGTACGATTCTGTCAATATATCTGTCATTAAACCCCTTTTTTAGATATTCTTTGAGTGTCCTCTCTGGTTATTCCTTACCAATCTTATCCGTAGCAATGTCTAACACTAAGGGTTCAAAAAATTTTTCACAATCATTGTTTATAGGTTTATCATTGAGCTTGAGAAAGTGTATGGCTAAATACACGGCTGTGCGCTTGTTTTCATCAAAAAATGGATGGAATTTCACACATGAAAAGACAAGATATGCGAGTTTAGACTCAAAAGTGGGGCAATGCCTATCGTTGCGGATATAGTTTAGGACACTCTCTAAATACCCCATGCTAGTTAGATTATAATCTTTAAGCCCCTCGGTGAGCCCTAATATCTCATCATGGATTTCAATCACCGTTTCAAAAAAACAAAAAAAAAACAAAAAAAACACTTATTTTTTTGCCAATCGTTGATAAACCGCTAAAATCTCAGGGTCATTCAACCTCGCCCTACACGCAGTACGCACCTCTTTAGATTCTTGTGCCATGTGCTTGGCTTGTGGCCCTATCTCTAAAACCTACCCATTTTTGGTCCTTCTGAGTCTGTCATACCCATCCTTTGCAAGTCTTCATGTGTTATTGTAGCATACTAGATTATCCACCATAAAATTACAACTTCCTCTCCAAAAGGTGAGATTATTGGTAGAATCAACAGATATGCATTAGTAAGGAACATGATGAAAAAAATGATACTTTTAGGATTGTATTTTTTAAGCACTCTGCAAGCCACGCAATATTTCTTTAGAGATTTTCACTCTGCTCATTTGGAGCGCTCTACCCATCTGCACAGAAAGCTTAGAAAAGAAATCCAAACATGTACGCAACTTAACACACTGCCACATTATACCCCCACGGGTGAGAGAAAAGCCGATCCATGCAGCGCAGAATTCAAAAGATCGGCCACTCTGTCCTACGATTTAGCCTTAGGCTTCCTTGTCAGTGAAAAGAAAGAATACGGAGAAAGAGCTAAAGAGATCTTGGAGAAGTGGGCACAAAGTCTTGAAGTGGTTGGCTCAAAAGAAGCCGAAAACTTGATCAATTTCTACATGCCCTACATGAACATGGCTTATCTTTTCATCCGCTCAAAGTTTCCTAGCCCTGCATTTGAGCGATTTTCTCGTAATATGCTAGTGTATGCGCGTTATAGCAAAGACAATAACATCGGGGCTTGGAGTATACTTTTTGGTGTGAGTAGCGCACTTGTAATCGGTGATCATGCTCTGCTTCTAAGGATGGCGCATAAGTGGCAAAAGTGGATTTTAAATGCCATTGATGAAAATGGTGTGATGGCAAAAGAAATCGTGCGCAGCAACACCGCTAATTACAATGGAGGCCCCACTAAGGGCATTAAGGGAATTGCCTATACGCACTTTGCCCTTACACCTATCAGTGTAGCCGGACAATTACTTGCAGAAAATGGCTTTGATCTATGGCATAGCCGTGCAGCCCAAAAACTTTTTAAAGCCTACAACAAAACTGCAGAGTGGGTGCTTGACCCTACAACCTTTCCTTACTACCAACCAAACTTAATTGGCGTAACCCATGACGCTTATTTTCTTCTGTTAAACCAATACTTTAAGAGTGCAGCTGGGCAGCAAGCCATTAAACAAGACGGCTTTAAGGGCGATCGTTTTAGGTTGCAGTTCAATGATGATTTAAAAATTAGGTAGATATTTCGCCAAGTTTATGGCGTGCCCCCATTTCTTTATGGGTAACTACGAAGCCTTTATTCTAAAATAAAAATGCCAAATGGCACTAGCTCTTGACAAATTAAAAAATTTATGCTAGCAATATGTGGTATGAGTAAGTTACTTTATGCCCTCGTGTTGGTGGGGCTTGGTGAATGCTTGGCGGATTCCAAGAGTGGTTTCTTCATAGAGGCGGGGTTTATGACAGGCATGCTAAAAAGTAGCGAGGTGTTGGCTAAGAAACAAAGGGCGACGTCTTTTGTTAGCACCGCCCAACTTAAAGCACACGCTTTAACCATGTTCAACTCTGCAGATAAGGTGATTAAAAATCCCAAGAGGGATTTTAGCACCCTATCCCCCATTAAAATCTCTCTTAAAGACAAAACTCTCACTCTGCAAAACTTTCTACCCTACACTCTCCACAATGTAGATCTCTACGCTAACATCAATGGCAAAGAAGTTAAGGTTGGGACGCTAGAATCCTTGCCCGGGCACATAGAAACAACCCTCTCTGTTAATCTCTTGCCAGAAATTGCCAAAGTGGAGAACAATTTAGGTTCTGAATTTTTGATTAGGAGTTCTGCACAATCCGATGTCATCACGCATAGGGTATTGGAGGCGATTGAGCAGATTAAAGTTAATCTAATGGGAACTTTTGTGGATTGGTCCAATGGGGATAAAACGAATAATTGGCAGCCCCCCACTCCCAAACAAGCGAGCGAATATGTGGATTTGCTTTTAAACCTCACTTCCGTTCTCAGCTCAAAAGAATTTGAAGAGGCAATTTTAAATGCCCCTTTTGACTTCTCAGATAGGACACCTCCCGGGCAAAATGGTAGGCTTGATCCTAGCAAACTAGGTGCTGTGGCTTCTAAGATCGATCCGCAAGTAGTGGTGGATGTTTTCCGCCAAGCAGCACATCTCGATCTTGGTGTGATCAATGAGAAAAAATATAATCTCTATGGTTTGGGAGGGGTGGGGTCATTTGGTTTGCAACCTTGGATGATAGACCCTTCAAGGGCTAGGATGTGGAAAACTTACGACACTTTGACAAAAGAGCGTGAGCACGAGCCTTTAGAGGCCATTATACACGAGTTTGCACACACCAAGAATTACACCCACAACGGCAACATGACCTATGCCAATGCCCCCAATAGCCAATACACCATCGACAACCAAAAGGTGGATGCCGGTTTTGTTAGATTGACTGAAAAGGTTTGGGCGCAATTAGGGCATGCCAATAAGTTGCCGATTAATTACACCGAGATCCCCATTTCGCACACAATCAACTCTGTTCCCTACGCAAGCTTTATGCAAGGTTTCTCTAACACCTTGAATAACCAAAGCACGGATGCCATTGTGGGCTTTAATGTCAAAAGTGGTTATCAGCAATTTTTTAACCCCTACTTTGGTTTAGCCTACTACGCACTCTTTAAATATGGCTGGACAAAAACAAAAGGCTATGCCAAGACCGTCACGCAAATGGGTGCTGGGGTTGGGGCGGATATGTTGGTGAACTTTTTTGCAAGGGATAAAACGAGCATGGGGTTTTTTGTAGGGGCTAGGGGGCTTTGGAATCGCTATAACTTACTGCGGACTTTTAGGGACACGGGCAATGTGAATGCGGTTTCGGGCTTTAATTACTACTACGGACGCTCTAAGTATAGTTTCGGTGTCTCTGTGCCCTTGATACAAAGAAGTTTAAGGGTTCGGGTGAACACCCAAGATTATGCGGGCGAGGTGCTGATCCAAGAGGGCAGCACCCATTTTAATGTTTTCTTTAACTATGGGTTTTCTTTGTAGGTCTGTAGCCTTTAGCTCCCATAGATTAGGCTTACTATCCGCTCACCTAATGCGCCTATGTCTTGTTTGCCGACCGCTCCATTTGCCAAAAAGTCTTTCAAGCATAAAATAGACCTCAATGTTTGAGGGCGTGTTGTTGATGAAGTAGGTAAAGTCTTGATAGCCCATGCGAAAAGGTGTGCCCTTATACAAGGGGATCCTCACACCTAGTTTATAAACCCAAGCATTGTGCTGGTATCTTGTGCCAAAGTCGATAAGCGAATCGTATAAAACCCCGTGGGTGGGGGCTATCGGTGCTTGTGTGCCCATAAAATTGAATTTTTCTGTAAAGCCCACATAAAAGCCGGCAAAATTTGCATTAGACGCATCGTTGTTGACATAGAAATCTGCCAAAATGTCTGCGGTTAATTGCAAATAGCCCACATCTAGCTTTTTGAGTGCCGCAAAACCGGGGGCTGGTACTAGAAAGGAATAGCCACCGAGCGCAAACACATCAAAGCCAAAGTATTTGCTAAAAAACCGCTGGTAGCCAGCACCTCCACCAAGGTTATAAGCCTTGTTTTCAAAGATAGTGCTGTTTACGGCACGGGAGACGGAGTTTATAAAGCTTGTGCTCGTAATGTTTACAGAAGAGGGCATTTTTTTAAAATTTGGAGCTTGGATATGTGGGGCGGAGACCGGGGTGAGTTGTTGGGTGATGGGGAAGTACTTCTGTGGACTGCCTAAGATTGTTGAAAAATTGTTTGAGCTATCAAGAATTGTACCGAGATTAAAGCGATAAGCTGCCTCCAGACTATTAATATATTTGTCTAGTATCTTTTGTTCCTCTGGACCAGATGATGAAAGTATCGTTTGTTCATATTCAGCATATTTAGCCAGTTCCCTAAACCACCCTAGAACTTGTAAAAAATTTTGCATGGACATTTGCTGAAGACTAGTTATGGGAAAAGATTGTCCGAAGCAAAGTTCGGGGTAGCTGCTAGGTTTTTGCAACCCTCTGCGTCTTGCCTACCTTGTTTTACATTATCCTCGTAATCTTTTGAGCTGAGGACCTTTTGTAGACCTGCGCTACTTGTTGTAATGTTTTCAAAACCTTTCAATAGCCCATCGATTCTACCTAATGTGTTTTGAAGTGTTCCACCATTTCCACCATTTCCACCATTTTCGGCTATTTCGGCTTTTTCGATTGAT is a genomic window of Helicobacter sp. NHP19-012 containing:
- the speA gene encoding arginine decarboxylase; the encoded protein is MQNYGLNYWGKEDFIIEEGLVKVNTGNKPSLLDLVLDMREQGFKGPLLLRFPHLISKQVHKLFSMFSHAISQYHYSGAFKAVFPLKVNHMPNFVHALVEISAKFKGAYGLEAGSKAELILAMAYIHDNAPVTVNGFKDKEMIELGFIAASMGADITLTIEGLSELKSIIEVALENNTIGENVKFCPKIGIRVRLHSSGVGVWAKSTGIHAKFGLASTELLEAMHLLETHGLLGQLTMIHFHIGSQISDITPLKKALKEAGNIYAELRKMGAFNLNSINIGGGLAIEYSQHKHQCERNYTLEEFAGDVVFLLKEIVKNKKELEPNIFIESGRFISATHAVLVAPVLELFSQDYDESTLRLKKSNPPLVAEMEDLYHNINSKNAIEYLHDSLDHMESLFTLFDLGYIDLQDRSNAEVLGHLIIKKAIGFLRHKDHNDIIRIQEQVQERYLLNCSFFQSLPDYWGLRQGFPVMPLHKLEEEPTRSASLWDITCDSDGEISFDKDKPLFLHDVDVRQEDYFLGFFLVGAYQEVLGMHHNLFTHPTECSVQITDEGYELTDITQAQTILDALEDLDYDTKEIERILKQKIEDSELLEDSEDKKEMLGRLYVMLSENGYLRTLAMQE
- a CDS encoding Na+/H+ antiporter family protein, translated to MLLTNPAVIAVLVMVALSLARLNILLAIISATLVGGLMGGLGLVDTTRIMINGMQGNLETALSYILLGALAVTISSGNLMKVVLFKLVGWLDQKRTIFCFLIAFIACFSQNLIPVHIAFIPILIPPLLHLMNRLQVDRRAVACALTFGLQAPYMTIPAGFGLIFLNLIVDNLHQNGIQTNLSEVVAVMSISGLAMLCGLVVAILVLYRKPRIYEDRLESSTHEELKLQKKDYLALVGIVLAFVVQILTGSLPLGAFIGLMVMLVGGVIKWRQMDMVIDEGVKMMAFVAFVMLVASGFGEVLQKTHAITDLVHIASGAISGKFAGALIMLVIGLFITLGIGTSFGTLPIIATFYCPLCVALGFDTKATILLIGIAAGLGDAGSPASDSTIGPTTGLNADQQHNHIYDTCIPTFLVYNIPLMVFGIVGALLL
- a CDS encoding MATE family efflux transporter gives rise to the protein MNNFLEIFVLAVSVVFMGRLSDNHIVAMGVGLQYIMLFYALNSIFYIGTNATLSRLVGAKDIELVAIGYSSILIGACVLCAAAGVAGFLGINTFVKWMGIAGTARSLAKEYLQILIWAMPALLVKNTMASALASLSDTLTPFVLKIVMSALCLFLNYALIFGHFGFARLGIKGAAVASVAVAVIELLLLFLAISLKKHNPLKFRLVFDNTLFKKAWQVGWPSGFERLLTLFSMALVSKFVASYGNEVLAGMQVGLRVETFSYMPGLGFTIACMVLVGQHLGANQVNRAQEYIRTTLKVAGVGLGFLGVGMIVFAKELATIFSTNKEVVQVAAWYLMAVGVSQMPLICLFVLDGAFRGAGMAKVSLFINTCSLWSLRILPMFIFWRLGLSVRWFFVLICLETFARAGFFYIAYKKGIWKKPGRFAT
- a CDS encoding GDP-mannose 4,6-dehydratase, producing the protein MSKKHCEAYNMFALNGILFNHESPMRGETFVTRKITMALSRIVLGLQECLYLGIWILRGLRARQGL
- a CDS encoding mannose-1-phosphate guanylyltransferase/mannose-6-phosphate isomerase encodes the protein MVHVVLSGGSGKRLWPLSREHFPKQFLKLYGEQSLFGLALERLKSPNAKFLVVCNEVHYFHALEEITKAHLEKHTQFLLESAGKNTMNALMLAALACDSNEILVISPTDHIMDKEAFNTALQTALDCAKNNHMVLFGIAKKPSNQYGFMRCEKAQNGVCAVLDFIEKPTPEEIAKLQQEDGDFYINSGMFVFKAGVFLEACKQHAPQMLEACKKVYLSAKKLPTILKCEDMADLEEGSVDVLLWQKCKGLKLVPLDAHWQDVGHFASLQASLPADDVGNVAHQGTLLNLHAKHNYTYSTPDKLVCLLGLENCVVVDSKDALLVATKTHLDHLKELVLCVGEKYPNLLKTYPLEYRPWGSFEVLLERPFFKVKLLEITPHKRLSLQKHQHRSEHWVVVEGVASVVVGEKSLSVPTNESVFIKQGQIHRLGNDTDQPLKILEVQCGAILDENDIERLHDDYQRP
- a CDS encoding type II toxin-antitoxin system death-on-curing family toxin; this translates as MFFFCFFETVIEIHDEILGLTEGLKDYNLTSMGYLESVLNYIRNDRHCPTFESKLAYLVFSCVKFHPFFDENKRTAVYLAIHFLKLNDKPINNDCEKFFEPLVLDIATDKIGKE
- a CDS encoding alginate lyase family protein, which translates into the protein MKKMILLGLYFLSTLQATQYFFRDFHSAHLERSTHLHRKLRKEIQTCTQLNTLPHYTPTGERKADPCSAEFKRSATLSYDLALGFLVSEKKEYGERAKEILEKWAQSLEVVGSKEAENLINFYMPYMNMAYLFIRSKFPSPAFERFSRNMLVYARYSKDNNIGAWSILFGVSSALVIGDHALLLRMAHKWQKWILNAIDENGVMAKEIVRSNTANYNGGPTKGIKGIAYTHFALTPISVAGQLLAENGFDLWHSRAAQKLFKAYNKTAEWVLDPTTFPYYQPNLIGVTHDAYFLLLNQYFKSAAGQQAIKQDGFKGDRFRLQFNDDLKIR